In one Musa acuminata AAA Group cultivar baxijiao chromosome BXJ2-5, Cavendish_Baxijiao_AAA, whole genome shotgun sequence genomic region, the following are encoded:
- the LOC135613173 gene encoding probable protein phosphatase 2C 30, translating to MVDICCGVVNCGAEAAAMRSAEPGSGGARRRRMEIRRLRFDAESEAPAVEDEPSGKRQRMDGGAAAGSAEKSGSTSGGGSSPQHTVAAPEELDLSDRFPRFGMAAVCGRRRDMEDAVSIRPDFVGGDHRVPARHHFFGVFDGHGCSHVASVCKDRMHEVVAEEVETLAPCAGTPSQAWRVAMERSFARMDSEAVDGGGRRPSPDCRCELQPPRCEHVGSTAVVAVIGPTRIVVANCGDSRAVLCRNGAPIPISSDHKPDREDELQRIEAIGGRVIYWDGARVLGVLAMSRAIGDSYLKPYVVSEPEVTVTEREEGDECLILASDGLWDVVSNETACGIARMCLRGGGDDEEEEGGGGGDSLCSDAAILLTKLALARQSADNISVVVIDLRSKPKRRRTATATATATTTRLPCNFMIGWWWRKTKE from the exons ATGGTGGATATCTGTTGTGGCGTGGTGAACTGCGGCGCCGAGGCGGCGGCGATGAGGTCCGCGGAGCCGGGATCGGGAGGGGCCAGGCGGCGCCGGATGGAGATCCGGCGGCTCAGGTTCGACGCGGAGTCGGAGGCACCAGCGGTGGAGGACGAACCAAGTGGAAAGCGGCAGAGGATGGACGGCGGCGCCGCTGCAGGGAGCGCGGAGAAATCCGGGTCGACGTCGGGTGGGGGCTCCAGTCCCCAGCATACTGTGGCCGCGCCGGAGGAATTGGATCTGTCCGATCGTTTCCCGAGGTTCGGGATGGCGGCGGTATGCGGGCGGAGGAGGGACATGGAGGACGCCGTTTCCATTCGTCCCGATTTCGTTGGGGGAGACCATCGAGTACCAGCGAGGCACCATTTCTTCGGCGTCTTTGATGGCCATGGCTGCTCCCAC GTGGCCTCGGTCTGTAAGGATCGGATGCACGAGGTGGTGGCGGAGGAGGTGGAGACGCTGGCGCCGTGTGCCGGCACGCCGTCGCAGGCATGGAGGGTGGCGATGGAGAGGAGCTTCGCCCGGATGGACTCGGAGGCTGTGGACGGTGGCGGCAGGCGACCGAGCCCGGACTGCCGGTGCGAGCTCCAGCCGCCGAGGTGCGAGCACGTGGGGTCCACAGCCGTAGTCGCCGTCATCGGCCCTACCCGGATCGTCGTCGCCAACTGCGGCGACTCCCGCGCCGTCCTCTGCCGCAACGGCGCGCCCATCCCCATCTCCTCCGATCACAAG CCGGACCGGGAGGACGAGCTGCAGCGAATCGAAGCCATCGGGGGCCGGGTGATCTATTGGGACGGGGCGAGGGTTCTCGGAGTTCTCGCCATGTCTCGAGCCATAG GAGACAGCTATTTGAAGCCGTACGTGGTGTCGGAGCCGGAGGTGACGGTGACGGAGAGGGAGGAAGGCGACGAGTGCCTGATCCTGGCGAGCGACGGGCTGTGGGACGTGGTGAGCAATGAGACGGCCTGTGGCATCGCAAGGATGTGCCTGCGGGGGGGCGGCGAcgacgaagaggaggaaggaggcggCGGTGGTGATTCGTTGTGCTCGGACGCCGCTATACTGCTGACTAAGCTGGCCTTGGCGAGGCAGAGCGCGGATAACATCAGCGTGGTGGTCATCGACCTGCGAAGCAAGCCAAAGCGGAGGaggacggcgacggcgacggcgacggcgacgacgacTAG GTTGCCTTGCAACTTCATGATTGGTTGGTGGTGGAGAAAGACGAAAGAGTGA